Proteins co-encoded in one Gracilimonas sediminicola genomic window:
- a CDS encoding helix-turn-helix and ligand-binding sensor domain-containing protein: MKAVITCILFLLSGLMSGYAQDLPEKGVPLLKSFSPSEYHHFGKVWDIDSAPSGLVYMAADRGLLEYDGQIWKDYKGSQGIIRSILVQNDSLIYTGSDLDFGMWKKNKYGEFEYTSLYPFKEDLNEINEEFWNVHYLNEKVFFVSASNIYVYKDQNLTKISSAGSIRESSIAGDRFLFIDEQEGVFELRDLAPNQLVSFEEQHPSDIIGVFEDERGLVFVTQNSGLWQFTSGEFNPINNSLSSELKSASVFSFEQVGDSNLAFGSILKGLYISDRNGNLIHHINKNKGLQNNTVLSLHYQPRGKLWLSMDYGVSFLDLSNEFTFFYDYIGDFGTGYTAEVKGDRFYLGTNQGLYTSDWQSLNNNSAFNQFELVDGTEGQVWSLQTIDNQLLMGHDQGMFAIEGNSARKLGDQNGIWTFEPYKDRLLAGTYNGISIFEMEDGEWQFQQKMELILGSCNQIITGRDQSIWINIPNYGVINATLNEDLYPAEREIFLSEEFKGEDHILKKTGDRIVVLTESHRYEYNSNQKSFTEQNPDTKVEEIDDLLLRNSRPEQLTENYEFYPVYNGFAFKNLNDNADADSVNHTLIFREVVAYNSENEIKAHDGAQLSHRFNNVRIRGIVPNEEGVYYQFRDEETGRWSSWSKESTFDLLALPYGEHSFTARAKVNGNMTPAETIRFSISTPWYLSWYAYLFYGLSTMMVIYMLYRWQEASLGKQKKDLLINQRKSLQQQQEKHKKTLKIAEQQKSQAEFEQLKAQLKTKTIELATKAKENDEKNRILQKLKSKLEQIGEHPESIKVRSAEILQIIDSHIEPEDNTFEIQIDELHQEFFDTLRDEFPDLTRYDLRLCAYIKIGFNSKEISNMLNIKPSSVYISRSRLRKKLNIETDEDLHSYLNSI; the protein is encoded by the coding sequence TTGAAAGCCGTCATTACCTGTATTTTGTTCTTGTTATCCGGATTGATGTCAGGTTATGCACAGGATTTACCTGAAAAGGGGGTTCCATTACTGAAAAGTTTCAGCCCGTCCGAGTATCATCACTTTGGTAAGGTATGGGATATTGATAGTGCACCCAGTGGTTTGGTATATATGGCTGCAGACCGGGGGCTGTTAGAGTATGACGGACAAATCTGGAAAGATTACAAAGGAAGCCAGGGAATCATCAGGTCCATTTTAGTGCAAAATGATTCGCTTATCTACACGGGTTCTGACCTTGATTTTGGGATGTGGAAGAAGAACAAATATGGTGAGTTTGAATACACTTCTTTATACCCGTTTAAAGAAGACTTGAACGAAATAAATGAAGAATTCTGGAACGTTCATTATCTGAATGAAAAAGTATTCTTTGTATCGGCAAGTAATATTTATGTGTATAAAGATCAAAATCTCACAAAAATATCGTCCGCGGGTTCAATCAGAGAAAGTTCTATAGCAGGGGATAGGTTCTTATTTATAGATGAACAGGAAGGGGTTTTTGAACTACGGGATTTAGCTCCCAATCAGCTTGTTTCATTCGAGGAACAGCATCCATCTGATATAATCGGGGTGTTTGAAGATGAAAGGGGATTGGTTTTTGTGACTCAAAACTCAGGACTGTGGCAATTTACTTCCGGAGAATTTAATCCCATCAACAACAGTCTGTCATCTGAGCTGAAATCAGCGAGTGTATTTAGTTTTGAGCAGGTTGGAGATTCAAATCTTGCTTTCGGAAGTATTTTAAAAGGCCTCTACATCAGCGACCGCAATGGCAACCTGATACACCACATCAATAAGAACAAAGGGTTGCAAAATAACACGGTGTTGAGCCTCCATTATCAACCAAGAGGGAAGCTCTGGCTGTCGATGGATTATGGGGTTTCTTTTCTTGATTTAAGCAACGAATTTACGTTCTTCTACGACTACATTGGGGATTTTGGAACCGGCTATACCGCAGAAGTAAAAGGAGACAGATTCTACCTGGGAACGAATCAGGGGCTTTATACTTCAGATTGGCAGTCGTTAAATAACAACTCCGCATTTAATCAATTTGAGCTGGTTGATGGCACCGAAGGACAAGTATGGTCCCTTCAAACCATTGATAACCAATTGCTGATGGGACACGATCAGGGCATGTTTGCCATAGAAGGGAATTCAGCCCGAAAACTTGGCGACCAAAATGGGATATGGACATTTGAGCCTTACAAAGATCGTCTGCTTGCCGGAACCTATAACGGGATTTCAATTTTTGAAATGGAAGATGGAGAATGGCAGTTTCAACAGAAGATGGAACTTATTCTTGGATCCTGTAACCAAATCATAACCGGCAGAGATCAATCCATTTGGATCAACATTCCCAACTATGGGGTGATTAACGCTACCCTGAATGAAGATTTATACCCGGCTGAAAGGGAAATTTTCTTGTCTGAAGAATTTAAGGGAGAAGATCATATCCTGAAGAAAACAGGAGATAGAATTGTTGTACTTACCGAATCACATAGGTATGAATACAACTCGAATCAGAAGAGTTTTACTGAGCAAAACCCGGATACCAAGGTTGAAGAAATCGATGATCTGTTATTAAGAAATTCGCGGCCGGAACAACTGACCGAAAACTATGAGTTTTACCCGGTCTATAATGGCTTTGCATTCAAAAATCTGAACGATAATGCAGATGCAGATAGTGTAAACCATACTTTGATTTTCCGTGAGGTTGTAGCCTACAACAGTGAAAATGAAATTAAAGCACATGATGGAGCTCAATTATCACATCGCTTTAACAACGTCAGGATCAGAGGAATTGTGCCGAATGAAGAAGGCGTCTATTATCAGTTCCGGGATGAAGAAACCGGAAGATGGAGCAGCTGGTCTAAAGAGTCCACCTTTGATTTATTAGCTTTGCCTTATGGCGAACACTCTTTTACGGCAAGAGCAAAGGTAAATGGTAACATGACTCCGGCCGAAACGATAAGATTTAGCATTTCTACCCCCTGGTACCTGAGCTGGTATGCATACCTTTTTTATGGGTTGTCCACGATGATGGTTATCTATATGCTGTACCGTTGGCAGGAAGCGTCGCTCGGTAAACAGAAAAAGGATCTGCTCATTAATCAGCGTAAATCGCTACAGCAACAGCAGGAGAAGCATAAAAAGACGCTTAAAATTGCCGAACAGCAGAAGTCTCAGGCTGAGTTTGAACAGCTGAAGGCTCAACTGAAAACCAAAACCATTGAGCTTGCGACCAAAGCTAAAGAGAACGATGAGAAGAACAGGATTCTTCAAAAGCTGAAAAGCAAATTAGAACAGATCGGAGAACATCCGGAATCCATAAAAGTAAGAAGTGCAGAGATCCTTCAGATTATTGACTCTCACATTGAGCCGGAAGACAATACCTTTGAAATACAGATTGATGAGCTTCACCAGGAATTTTTTGATACCCTGAGGGATGAATTCCCCGACCTTACCCGCTACGACCTTCGACTTTGCGCCTACATCAAGATTGGATTTAACTCCAAGGAAATTTCTAATATGCTGAACATCAAACCCTCCAGTGTTTATATAAGCAGGTCGAGGCTGCGGAAGAAGCTGAACATTGAAACGGATGAAGATCTGCACAGCTATCTGAATTCCATATAG
- a CDS encoding glycosyl hydrolase family 17 protein: MNNFQKIGIGPGLAICYSGYRKGQKPGNTIPTYEQVKEDLTLITKYWKYIRLYDCDDHSKTVLEVIRNEAFDLQVMLGAFIEAETNNFNCPWGGGIYSKPDLEENAERNLKKIDRLIEMGIQYSDIVFALSVGNEACVDWTDHMVPEQKVLYYVKRVKERTNIPVTFCENYVPWLNKLEELATELDFISIHTYPVWEYKSIQAGLDYTKENYYAVAEKYPDKPVVISEAGWTTRSNGQGIDPLQVNEENQKRYFEELTEWTIKEGIPTFFFEAFDEDWKGSDDPSEPEKHWGIFKIDRTPKLALQEM; the protein is encoded by the coding sequence ATGAATAATTTTCAGAAAATCGGGATTGGACCCGGCTTGGCGATTTGCTACTCAGGCTATAGAAAGGGACAAAAACCGGGGAATACGATTCCTACTTACGAGCAGGTAAAGGAAGACTTGACCCTGATCACAAAGTATTGGAAATATATTCGTCTTTACGATTGCGATGATCATTCAAAGACGGTGTTGGAGGTTATCAGAAATGAGGCATTTGACCTTCAGGTTATGCTTGGTGCCTTTATAGAAGCTGAGACCAATAATTTTAATTGTCCCTGGGGTGGAGGGATCTATTCAAAACCTGATTTAGAAGAGAATGCCGAACGCAATTTGAAAAAGATAGATCGGCTTATAGAGATGGGAATCCAATATTCTGATATTGTTTTCGCACTATCTGTTGGAAATGAAGCTTGTGTGGATTGGACGGATCATATGGTTCCTGAACAAAAAGTACTGTACTATGTTAAGAGGGTGAAAGAACGGACAAACATACCCGTAACATTTTGCGAGAATTATGTGCCGTGGTTAAATAAACTTGAAGAATTGGCTACCGAGTTAGACTTTATTTCCATACATACGTATCCGGTGTGGGAATACAAATCAATACAAGCCGGGCTCGATTACACAAAAGAAAATTATTATGCAGTAGCTGAAAAGTATCCTGATAAGCCGGTTGTAATATCAGAAGCAGGGTGGACAACTCGCTCCAATGGGCAGGGTATCGATCCGCTACAAGTGAATGAAGAAAACCAAAAGCGATACTTTGAAGAGTTAACGGAATGGACAATCAAGGAAGGTATTCCCACATTCTTTTTTGAAGCTTTTGATGAAGACTGGAAAGGGTCAGACGATCCTTCAGAGCCTGAAAAACACTGGGGAATATTTAAAATCGACAGAACTCCAAAACTGGCTCTCCAAGAAATGTAA
- a CDS encoding cell division protein ZapA has product MKSIKVTILGKQYPLKVEDHEEESMIRICKFVDERFKTYRQQLVKQPESTVMVLAALSIAEELFEARNATTELENNEEVLMERVNHSLERLLTEIRE; this is encoded by the coding sequence ATGAAATCGATAAAAGTTACCATCCTCGGCAAGCAGTACCCTCTTAAAGTTGAGGATCATGAAGAAGAATCCATGATCCGGATTTGCAAATTCGTGGATGAACGTTTCAAAACCTACCGGCAGCAATTGGTAAAACAGCCGGAATCTACCGTTATGGTACTGGCTGCCCTCAGCATAGCCGAAGAGCTTTTTGAGGCCCGTAATGCCACTACGGAATTAGAGAATAACGAAGAAGTTCTTATGGAACGTGTGAATCACAGCCTTGAGCGCTTACTTACCGAAATCAGAGAATAA
- the pheT gene encoding phenylalanine--tRNA ligase subunit beta: MKVSYNWLKEFIDLPLSPEETAEKLTLIGLEVEEVESFGSSLEGVIVGEVLEVRAHPNADRLQICDVYLGNSQTQIVCGAKNVAAGQKVPVATVGSTLPIKLDDGSFLKIKKAKLRGEVSEGMICAEDELGLGTDHEGIMVLDEDLKVGMPISEIFDLYEDTIIDIAITPNRPDATCHLGVARDLAAALNIDLKKPEISSGKTVQNSEDITIKIENAEKCHRYVGKMVKGVEIKESPSWLRNKLKAIGVRPVNNVVDVTNYVMYELGQPLHAFDYKTIRGKEIVVKDFSKEIEFETLDHVKRKCTPGTLFICDGEGPVAIAGVMGGVDSEVGDDTTDILIESAYFDPGSIRRTAKEQTLQTDASYRFERGIDPNLQAIAAERAAQLIAEVAGGEISEETVDIHPNKTETHQLTLRKSYTNRLLGTDFDISTIATILEGLELKEVNWDDDTITLEIPTFRPDLEREVDLIEEVGRLFDYNKIPAPKHGIYVSSEPINEWENLNQKIRNTCLQLGLREIYSNSLISEKEASHFGELDDMISALNPLNKDMNTLRPSLLHGFLKSASYNFNRKRAGVRFFELGHVFNADKEGTYYEGIKEEVHVLLGLAGLKNQDSWSEEAESYSIFDLKALVHAFLSKLNLMEHLSSKAKDETTLEYFWGEKKIGTLFLPSDDLKEAYDFEQEAFVAEISVSAISEALAVIPENTFKAVPKFPAFEFDFAVIVSQSVTAGELMEVIEDKAGDQLESIDIFDVFEGESIGKGNKSLAFRLNFLDPNKTLNIKEVEPIIQRIVKSLEKDFSAKLRG, translated from the coding sequence ATGAAAGTATCGTACAACTGGCTTAAAGAATTTATTGATCTTCCACTCTCACCGGAAGAAACCGCAGAAAAACTAACGCTCATCGGACTGGAAGTCGAAGAAGTTGAGTCTTTTGGCAGTTCTCTGGAAGGAGTAATTGTCGGAGAAGTGCTTGAGGTAAGAGCACATCCCAATGCCGACCGGCTTCAGATTTGTGATGTATACCTGGGCAACTCCCAAACCCAGATCGTTTGCGGAGCCAAGAATGTGGCTGCCGGACAAAAAGTACCCGTTGCTACCGTCGGCTCTACCCTACCCATTAAACTGGATGACGGTTCATTCCTGAAAATCAAAAAGGCGAAGCTTCGGGGTGAAGTTTCTGAAGGGATGATTTGTGCCGAAGACGAACTTGGGCTTGGAACCGATCATGAAGGCATAATGGTGCTGGATGAAGACCTGAAAGTGGGAATGCCCATTTCTGAGATCTTTGATCTTTATGAAGATACCATTATAGACATTGCTATTACCCCGAACCGGCCGGATGCCACCTGCCATTTGGGAGTTGCACGCGATTTGGCTGCTGCTCTTAATATTGATCTTAAGAAACCGGAAATATCATCCGGTAAAACTGTTCAGAATTCCGAAGACATCACCATTAAAATTGAGAATGCCGAAAAGTGCCATCGGTATGTTGGAAAGATGGTTAAAGGTGTTGAGATCAAAGAATCGCCAAGCTGGCTGCGAAATAAGCTGAAAGCCATTGGTGTGCGCCCGGTTAATAATGTGGTGGATGTAACCAATTATGTGATGTATGAATTGGGGCAGCCTTTACATGCGTTTGATTACAAAACTATTCGCGGGAAAGAGATTGTTGTTAAAGATTTCAGCAAAGAAATTGAGTTTGAAACGCTTGATCACGTAAAACGTAAATGCACACCCGGAACTTTGTTTATTTGTGACGGTGAAGGTCCGGTAGCCATAGCTGGCGTAATGGGCGGTGTGGATTCTGAAGTTGGAGATGACACTACCGACATCCTCATTGAAAGTGCTTATTTCGATCCCGGCTCTATCCGCAGAACGGCCAAAGAACAAACTTTGCAAACCGATGCCTCTTATCGATTTGAGCGGGGTATTGACCCTAATCTTCAAGCCATTGCGGCAGAACGCGCTGCTCAACTCATTGCTGAGGTTGCAGGCGGGGAGATTTCTGAGGAAACAGTAGATATACACCCAAATAAAACAGAAACGCACCAGCTTACTCTCAGAAAAAGCTACACCAACCGTCTGTTGGGAACCGACTTCGACATTTCAACCATTGCGACAATTCTGGAAGGTCTTGAACTGAAGGAAGTCAATTGGGATGATGATACCATTACATTGGAGATTCCAACCTTCCGCCCGGATTTAGAACGCGAAGTGGATCTGATTGAAGAAGTTGGACGTCTCTTTGATTACAATAAAATTCCCGCTCCGAAGCACGGTATTTATGTTTCTTCAGAGCCGATTAACGAATGGGAAAATCTTAATCAAAAAATCAGAAACACCTGCCTGCAATTGGGCTTGCGTGAAATCTATTCCAATTCATTGATCTCTGAGAAAGAAGCTTCACACTTTGGTGAGCTCGATGATATGATTTCTGCACTGAATCCTTTAAACAAGGATATGAACACCCTGCGCCCTTCCCTGCTGCACGGATTTCTGAAATCAGCCTCTTACAACTTCAACCGCAAAAGAGCCGGTGTTCGGTTCTTTGAGCTGGGCCATGTGTTCAATGCGGATAAAGAAGGAACGTATTACGAAGGGATTAAGGAGGAAGTACATGTACTGCTTGGGCTTGCAGGACTCAAGAATCAGGACAGCTGGTCGGAAGAGGCAGAATCCTATTCCATTTTTGATCTGAAGGCTTTGGTTCATGCCTTTTTAAGTAAGCTGAATTTGATGGAGCATCTTTCATCCAAGGCAAAAGATGAAACCACACTTGAATACTTTTGGGGAGAAAAGAAAATCGGAACCCTGTTCCTGCCTTCCGATGACTTAAAAGAAGCATATGATTTTGAGCAGGAAGCTTTTGTAGCAGAGATCTCGGTGTCCGCAATTTCCGAAGCCCTTGCTGTTATTCCTGAAAATACCTTTAAAGCCGTACCGAAATTCCCCGCTTTTGAATTCGACTTTGCGGTCATTGTTTCTCAGTCGGTTACAGCCGGAGAACTGATGGAAGTGATCGAAGATAAAGCAGGCGATCAGCTGGAAAGCATTGATATATTTGACGTTTTTGAGGGGGAGTCTATTGGAAAAGGAAACAAAAGTCTGGCCTTCCGGTTAAACTTCCTGGATCCGAACAAGACCTTGAATATCAAAGAAGTAGAACCTATTATTCAGCGAATTGTTAAATCATTGGAAAAAGATTTTTCAGCTAAACTGAGAGGGTAA
- a CDS encoding TIGR00282 family metallophosphoesterase, translating to MADTISIFFVGDIVGDPGIEMTNTFLPSLIKKYDADFVIANAENSHEGFGTNRKIIKNLLNLGVNVVTGGDHSFDKWKVFDYMREHDHILRPLNYPKGNAGLGFSIHEVPKKNVKVGVLNLQGRTFMKAIDDPFSTAEWALEKMREETHIIFVDFHAEATAEKISMGWHLDGKASVMVGTHTHVQTNDARIYPQGLGYLTDAGMTGSTNGVIGMDKKVAIKRFMTGVHQKYQPASGDNQLCGAFAKVDIETGKCVHIEPVTYPGLNNSATD from the coding sequence TTGGCTGATACAATCAGCATTTTTTTTGTTGGCGATATTGTTGGAGACCCCGGCATTGAAATGACCAACACCTTCCTCCCGAGTCTCATTAAAAAGTACGACGCCGATTTTGTGATTGCCAATGCCGAAAATTCGCATGAAGGATTCGGCACAAATCGAAAAATCATCAAAAACCTGCTGAACCTTGGGGTGAATGTGGTTACCGGCGGAGATCATTCCTTCGACAAGTGGAAAGTGTTTGATTACATGCGCGAACATGATCATATCCTCCGCCCTCTTAACTACCCTAAGGGTAATGCAGGGCTTGGTTTCAGTATTCACGAAGTGCCTAAAAAGAATGTTAAAGTAGGTGTACTGAATTTGCAGGGTCGTACTTTTATGAAAGCCATTGACGATCCTTTTTCCACAGCCGAATGGGCCCTGGAGAAAATGCGGGAAGAAACCCATATCATTTTTGTGGATTTCCACGCCGAAGCCACCGCCGAAAAAATATCCATGGGATGGCATCTTGATGGGAAAGCCTCGGTGATGGTAGGCACCCATACTCATGTTCAAACCAATGATGCCCGAATTTACCCGCAGGGACTTGGTTACCTGACCGATGCCGGCATGACCGGATCCACCAATGGAGTAATTGGTATGGATAAGAAAGTAGCTATCAAGCGATTTATGACGGGTGTCCATCAAAAATATCAGCCCGCATCAGGCGATAATCAGCTTTGCGGGGCTTTTGCAAAAGTAGATATCGAAACCGGAAAATGTGTACACATCGAACCCGTTACCTATCCCGGACTTAACAACTCAGCTACTGATTGA
- a CDS encoding tetratricopeptide repeat protein, with protein MSKRLSKEELESDPLIENYNRAAAYVTENKSFITTVAIAVVLVIGGIIGYNYYSSAQEQEAQQLLSVAENYYNQADYENALYGDEFELTYGFDQIAEEFPRTNAGNIANFYAAVSSYELGDIENALMFMEEFDVPKGILGVGPLSFHGKLLMANESFDAAAEKFVQAANWNENSVTTPSNLLEAAQAYYQAGNYDKADEVATQIIEEYPQSGQIAESERLKGMIAATS; from the coding sequence ATGTCGAAAAGACTTTCAAAAGAAGAATTAGAATCCGATCCGCTAATCGAGAATTATAATCGTGCGGCGGCTTATGTAACCGAAAACAAAAGCTTTATCACCACTGTAGCCATTGCAGTAGTGCTGGTTATAGGCGGTATTATAGGGTATAATTATTATTCCTCAGCGCAGGAACAGGAAGCGCAGCAATTGCTTTCAGTAGCCGAGAACTACTATAACCAAGCTGACTATGAGAATGCCCTTTATGGAGACGAATTCGAGCTGACCTATGGATTCGATCAAATTGCTGAGGAATTCCCGCGAACCAACGCCGGCAACATTGCCAATTTCTATGCCGCTGTTTCCAGTTATGAACTCGGTGATATTGAAAATGCCCTGATGTTCATGGAAGAGTTTGATGTGCCCAAAGGCATTCTTGGTGTAGGCCCGCTTAGTTTCCACGGCAAACTGCTGATGGCTAACGAAAGCTTTGATGCAGCAGCCGAGAAATTCGTTCAGGCAGCCAACTGGAACGAGAACAGTGTTACCACTCCCTCCAACCTTCTTGAAGCCGCACAAGCCTATTATCAGGCCGGTAACTACGACAAAGCGGATGAAGTAGCTACCCAGATTATTGAAGAGTATCCACAAAGCGGTCAAATTGCAGAATCGGAAAGACTGAAAGGAATGATTGCTGCAACCAGCTAA
- a CDS encoding ABC transporter ATP-binding protein, translating to MDTKKTVLEAQNLYKSFPGGPDKGELKVLQGMNLKIEEASITSIVGSSGSGKSTLLHILGGLDRADSGDVFWNGKNISTYKADDLADFRNKYIGFVFQFHHLLPEFTALENVAMPALIAGTQSGEAYERAHELLGLFGIDERSEHRPTQLSGGEQQRVSMARALMNNPRVVLADEPTGNLDQENTDIILDLLFELREAMGVSVLLITHEKEIASRSDTILELKNGVLESL from the coding sequence ATGGATACAAAGAAAACCGTGCTTGAGGCACAAAACCTGTATAAAAGTTTTCCGGGCGGACCTGATAAAGGTGAGCTTAAAGTGTTACAGGGAATGAACCTGAAGATTGAAGAAGCCAGCATCACCTCCATCGTGGGTTCCAGTGGAAGTGGTAAAAGTACACTCCTGCATATACTTGGTGGTTTAGACCGTGCCGACTCCGGCGATGTATTCTGGAATGGGAAAAACATATCCACCTACAAAGCGGATGACCTGGCTGATTTCCGAAATAAGTATATAGGGTTTGTGTTTCAGTTCCATCACTTGCTCCCTGAATTTACAGCACTTGAGAATGTTGCTATGCCCGCACTGATTGCCGGCACTCAATCGGGAGAAGCCTATGAACGGGCTCATGAATTGCTCGGGTTATTTGGTATTGATGAACGATCGGAGCACCGTCCTACCCAACTTTCGGGTGGTGAGCAGCAACGTGTTTCTATGGCACGGGCGCTCATGAATAACCCTCGTGTTGTGCTTGCGGACGAGCCCACGGGAAATCTCGATCAGGAGAATACAGACATCATATTGGACCTGCTTTTCGAACTCCGGGAAGCCATGGGAGTATCTGTATTATTGATTACCCATGAAAAAGAAATTGCCAGCCGATCTGATACCATCCTTGAATTAAAAAATGGTGTTTTAGAATCACTTTAG
- a CDS encoding glycosyl hydrolase family 17 protein, whose protein sequence is MSYRKEKFLTYKRSDLIPKLEYLDEMSASDIDNLFREVLDNGIYGFCYSMYEEGQGPGTIVSEAQIKKRIEILKPHTEAIRSFSTTEGNEHVPKVAKEFGMTTLTGAWLGEDEEKNSKEIDNLIKLANEGVVDIAAVGNEVLYRKEMDEKTLIEYIQKVRKAIPADIPVGYVDAYYEFVRRPDLTEVCDVILCNCYPFWEGTSFENSLQHMRQMYHQAKEAGNGKKVIITETGWPSEGSSLGEAKPSEENAKKYFINACLWTQDEEIEVFYFSSFDESWKVGSEGDVGAYWGIWDKNGKLKY, encoded by the coding sequence ATGTCGTATAGAAAAGAGAAATTTTTAACCTATAAGCGGTCTGACCTTATCCCAAAGCTGGAGTACCTGGATGAGATGTCCGCATCGGACATTGACAACCTCTTTCGGGAAGTGTTGGATAATGGTATCTATGGGTTTTGCTACAGTATGTACGAAGAAGGGCAAGGTCCGGGGACTATTGTATCTGAAGCTCAAATAAAGAAAAGAATAGAAATTCTAAAACCACATACAGAGGCTATACGCTCATTTTCAACGACTGAGGGTAACGAACACGTTCCAAAGGTAGCCAAAGAATTTGGGATGACAACGCTTACAGGAGCATGGCTTGGTGAAGATGAAGAAAAAAACAGCAAAGAGATAGATAACCTGATTAAGTTAGCCAATGAAGGGGTAGTTGATATTGCTGCTGTAGGGAATGAGGTACTCTATCGAAAAGAGATGGACGAAAAAACCTTAATTGAGTACATCCAAAAAGTCCGAAAAGCCATTCCGGCAGACATTCCGGTTGGATATGTTGATGCCTATTATGAGTTCGTTCGCCGGCCTGATCTCACAGAGGTTTGTGATGTGATTCTCTGTAACTGTTATCCTTTTTGGGAAGGAACAAGCTTTGAAAATTCATTGCAGCACATGCGGCAAATGTACCATCAGGCCAAAGAAGCAGGAAATGGGAAGAAGGTCATAATAACCGAAACCGGCTGGCCGAGCGAAGGGTCATCTTTGGGGGAAGCCAAACCATCCGAAGAAAATGCGAAAAAGTATTTCATCAACGCTTGCCTGTGGACTCAGGATGAAGAAATCGAGGTATTCTACTTTTCCTCATTCGATGAGTCCTGGAAAGTCGGTAGTGAAGGTGATGTAGGAGCTTACTGGGGTATATGGGATAAAAATGGGAAGCTTAAATACTGA